In Aminobacterium sp. MB27-C1, a single genomic region encodes these proteins:
- a CDS encoding DHH family phosphoesterase, giving the protein MTSFCSRSKLKVAVPATTSYSIANELNCSPLVAALLDMQGRFSLHDIDKARAWLRPSLDFLTSSCFLGEAAKVVADKWRSLSSLGNVVVYGDYDVDGVSSTTLAMELCQRQATGVRYYIPHRHFEGYGLHQDVVQQLLGAGCDTLVIVDCGTKDKDILQAARKEGMNVFVFDHHLPDRDEIPDSFVVNPQIDGDNEARRLCATAVLWMWAYQFEIMPRRWLLDRLDLVALSTVADCMPLEILNRALVKEGIQKIRFSSRIGLEQLIRKLGLSQRFINEEHLAMKVIPCLNAAGRLSYADLAVKVLIGEDNIDSRVEELISINRKRQNLSTRITKEAAKVVDEDSKHVLFEESWPVGVLSGVASRLCSEKNAPVVLAAPVRDWIRGTLRMPDGGNAVHVLDCLAGQLEAWGGHKQAAGFSVTKDNWEKLKVDLEQILSSVKYEEPEISALALHPSRITFEDWNAALPLGPFGMGNPCPLLFCERQGDEQVIPLGKTGIHAKIQCGSESLVAFNSVEMLQSIPSSKIEGWVYHPSINYWRGQAHLQFMLDYIVVDS; this is encoded by the coding sequence GTGACATCTTTTTGTTCAAGATCGAAACTTAAAGTGGCAGTGCCGGCAACAACAAGTTACAGCATTGCCAATGAATTAAATTGTTCGCCTCTCGTTGCTGCTCTTTTAGATATGCAAGGAAGATTTTCTCTTCACGATATAGACAAGGCTCGGGCCTGGCTTCGTCCGAGCCTTGATTTCTTAACGTCTTCCTGTTTTCTTGGTGAAGCGGCAAAAGTGGTGGCGGATAAATGGCGAAGTCTTTCTTCATTGGGCAATGTTGTTGTCTATGGTGATTATGATGTGGATGGAGTTTCATCCACAACTTTAGCAATGGAATTATGTCAAAGGCAAGCAACAGGAGTCAGATATTATATTCCTCACAGGCATTTTGAAGGGTATGGGCTTCATCAAGACGTTGTTCAACAACTTCTTGGAGCAGGGTGTGATACCCTTGTTATTGTTGATTGTGGTACAAAAGATAAAGATATCTTACAAGCGGCTCGTAAAGAGGGGATGAATGTTTTTGTTTTTGATCATCACCTACCAGACAGAGATGAAATTCCTGACTCTTTTGTCGTTAATCCACAAATAGATGGCGATAATGAGGCTCGTCGGCTTTGTGCAACAGCTGTATTATGGATGTGGGCCTATCAGTTTGAAATTATGCCGCGTAGGTGGCTGCTAGATCGTCTTGATTTAGTAGCTTTGTCCACCGTCGCTGATTGTATGCCTCTTGAAATTTTAAACAGAGCTTTGGTAAAGGAAGGCATTCAGAAAATTCGTTTTTCCAGCCGGATTGGATTGGAGCAGCTTATTAGAAAATTAGGGCTTTCCCAGCGTTTCATTAATGAAGAACATCTTGCCATGAAAGTTATACCTTGTCTTAATGCTGCTGGTCGCCTTTCTTATGCAGATCTCGCAGTAAAAGTTTTAATTGGTGAAGATAACATTGATAGTCGCGTGGAGGAACTTATTTCAATAAATAGAAAGAGACAAAACCTTTCAACACGAATAACCAAAGAGGCTGCGAAAGTTGTCGATGAAGATTCGAAACATGTTCTTTTTGAAGAATCTTGGCCAGTCGGTGTTTTGAGTGGTGTAGCGAGTCGCCTATGTTCTGAAAAGAATGCTCCTGTAGTCTTGGCGGCACCTGTACGAGACTGGATCCGAGGAACATTGCGTATGCCAGACGGCGGAAATGCTGTACATGTTCTTGATTGTCTTGCTGGGCAACTTGAGGCTTGGGGTGGGCATAAGCAAGCAGCAGGTTTTTCTGTGACCAAAGATAATTGGGAGAAGCTTAAAGTGGATTTAGAGCAAATACTTTCTAGTGTAAAATATGAAGAGCCTGAAATATCTGCATTAGCCTTACATCCTTCACGAATCACCTTTGAGGATTGGAATGCTGCGTTGCCTCTTGGTCCCTTTGGAATGGGGAATCCTTGTCCGTTGCTTTTTTGCGAAAGACAGGGAGATGAGCAAGTTATTCCATTGGGAAAAACAGGCATTCATGCAAAGATACAATGTGGTTCAGAGTCTCTCGTTGCTTTTAACAGTGTGGAAATGCTTCAGTCTATACCTTCGTCTAAAATTGAGGGCTGGGTCTACCATCCGAGTATTAATTATTGGCGTGGGCAAGCCCATCTTCAGTTTATGCTCGATTATATTGTTGTAGACTCTTGA
- a CDS encoding lipopolysaccharide assembly LapA domain-containing protein, whose protein sequence is MRSYALAVGLAMMLSAVFAFQNTGEITVKFLIWTRQVPQGIWEVAVFAGGCVLMWLVSMSAALESRVKYKKQIRELEGKVKKMEEERMSLLNAMNATAAVSSSTVEKVQTHAETEIVEPDFTQREENDKQ, encoded by the coding sequence ATGAGGAGTTACGCTTTAGCTGTGGGACTTGCAATGATGTTATCTGCGGTTTTTGCTTTTCAGAATACAGGGGAGATTACTGTCAAGTTTTTAATATGGACTCGTCAGGTTCCTCAAGGTATTTGGGAGGTAGCTGTTTTTGCAGGAGGCTGCGTTCTCATGTGGCTTGTTTCCATGTCTGCAGCTCTCGAATCACGAGTAAAGTATAAGAAACAGATTCGTGAGTTAGAAGGCAAGGTAAAAAAGATGGAAGAGGAACGCATGTCGTTGCTTAATGCTATGAATGCTACGGCAGCGGTATCTTCTTCAACCGTAGAAAAAGTGCAAACGCATGCAGAAACTGAAATAGTAGAACCAGACTTTACGCAAAGAGAGGAAAATGACAAACAGTGA